The DNA region cttcgtgtatttcgcgtaggatatagtttccttcttcgGGAGCAACACATTTCAGAAGGGGATGTGTATGACTTTTTatagagcgttccttcgtgAAGTTCGAACCATTTGGCCTTCTTCTGGAGCATTTTGGCTTGATTGTCGTCCTGGGGGAGCATTTGATCTCGCAAGTACTTAACGTATGGCCCCATCCATGTTTCAGATCTGTCGATGGTATCgaccatgaagttgatgctggggttaGGGAGCACTTCCCAGATTATATCACGAGCCGCGGAAGTATCTGCGGAGCTGGCAAGTTTTGCTAGGGAATCGGCTTGGTCATTTTGGGATCGTGGAATGTGCTCCAACGTGAACTTATCAAACTTCGGAACAAAGTCCTTCACTTGCTGCAGATACATtttcatgctatcatctttaGCCTCGAATTCCCCGTTTACTTGCCCCACTATTAATTGGGAGTCAGAGAATGCGGCCAATTTTTTAGCCCCTGCCTCATAGCAGATTTTCAGCCCCATCAGTAATGCTTCGTACTCGGCCTCATTGTTGGATGCCGCGAACTCGAAtctgaccgccctttccatacggaccccggcggaagacACAATGAGGAGCCCGGCCCCACTCGCCGATTGTGTTGAAGACCCGTCTACATACAATTTCCATTCTTGATTGAGTTCAGCAGGAGGGGGGGAAGTGCTTTCAGTAATAAAGTCAGCCAAAGCTTGTGCTTTAATTGCTGTTCGAGGTTCGTACTCGATGCCGAAATCTgctagctggtttgcccaatctgtgacgcggcttgacttgtttttcccttcaagaatcttttttaaaggttgatcagtccggacAATGATTTGGTTGGACTGAAAGTATGGCTTCAATTTCCTGCTGGCCATCACTATCGCAAATATGACCTTTTCCACTTCGCAATAGTTCCCTTCCGAGCCACGGAATGCATGACTCACATAGTATATTGGGAGCTgcttcttttccctttccgTCACAAGCACTCCGGATAACGAGTATTCGGAGACAGAGACATATAAGACTAGCTTTTCCCCGTTGATgggcgaaactagttttggcaaggCCGATAGGTGCTCCTTAAGCTGGCGGAAAGACTCTTCTGCTTCCGCGGTCCATTCGAATTTCTGTTGCTTTATCGTTTTGAAGACAGGTAAGCATTTGTTCGCGGACTTTGAAAGGAATCTTCCTAGAGCAGCTATACACCCCGTgagcttttgtacttcttttacgGAGGTGGGGGATCTCATGTTTTGAATGGCATGAATCTTATCTGGATTTGCCTCGATGCCCCGCTCGTCTACCAAGAAGCCGAGACATTCCTCCGGTGACTCCGAACACGCACTTGTCCGGATTGAGCTTCATCTGGTGTTTACGGAGGGTATTGAACGTTTCACGCAAGTCTGCGGCGTGCTGAGTTGCGTGCTTGCTCTTTGTTatcatgtcatccacgtatacctctaaattccgtccaatctgCGATTGGAAAACCTTGTTTACCATTCTCTGATAGGTGGCTCCAGCATTTTTTAACCCGAAGGGCATGACTTTGTAGCAGTAGACACCCATGCTagtaatgaaggccgtgtgtGGTTGGTCCTCCGGCGCCAATTGAATCTGATTATATTCggcattggcatccatgaaACTTAATAGCGCATGGCCTGCTGTGGAGTCCACCAGGCGATCTATTTTTGGGAGTGGATAGTCGTCCTTGGGACATGCCTTATTCAAATCCGTGAAATCGACGCACATCCTCCATTTGCCATTCGATTTCTTCACGAGGACGACATTGGATAGCCAATCAGAGTATTTGCATTCTCTAATAAATCCGGCTCTCAACAATTTTTCAACTTCTTCTTTGGCGGCCTTGGTCCGCTCTTTTCCTTGATGCCGCAGCTTTTGCTTCATTGGTTTGTGGCCTGGTCTTatgtcaagtttatgacacATGACGCTagtagggatgccaggcatttcttccgtgctGAAGGCGAAGACGTCGTGGAACTCAGCAATGGTGGCCACGATATCTTGTTTGATCGTACCAGTAAGATCTTTCCCTATCTTGACTTGCTTCCCCTCAAACATGTCTActtcctcgtatcgttctatgGGGCGAGGCCTTTCATGTGTGCTAGGGTTTTCCATATACACGCTCATGACGGCGGGAGCTTCTTGATCTTCCCTTTCCCTCTTGGCGGGTGTCGTGGAATGTCCACACTTCAGAGTGTTTATGAGGCATTGGCGGGCCGTTACCTGATCTCCCTTGAGGATGCCAACTTGCCCATCATCCCGCTCGAATTGcagcaagagttgatgaggAAAGATTGCAgctttgattttgttaatgAGGGGAAGtcccatgatggcgttgtagGGGAAAGTGAGATCCACTACCGTGAAACGTATGGGCATGGACctgctttcatttctttctcCTATGCgcacggggagaatgatcgttcCTAGCGGAATGACCTGACTTCCCCCAAACCCGATCAGCGGCTTATCTAGGGGCTGCAAGTGCTTTTCCTTaaacttcatttttctcaagcactccattgtaatgagatcagccgtgcttccggtatccacgagtacccttttgactttcatctgtccaattttgagggtgaccacc from Amaranthus tricolor cultivar Red isolate AtriRed21 chromosome 3, ASM2621246v1, whole genome shotgun sequence includes:
- the LOC130808441 gene encoding uncharacterized protein LOC130808441; translated protein: MRSPTSVKEVQKLTGCIAALGRFLSKSANKCLPVFKTIKQQKFEWTAEAEESFRQLKEHLSALPKLVSPINGEKLVLYVSVSEYSLSGVLVTEREKKQLPIYYVSHAFRGSEGNYCEVEKLADFGIEYEPRTAIKAQALADFITESTSPPPAELNQEWKLYVDGSSTQSASGAGLLIVSSAGVRMERAVRFEFAASNNEAEYEALLMGLKICYEAGAKKLAAFSDSQLIVGQVNGEFEAKDDSMKMYLQQVKDFVPKFDKFTLEHIPRSQNDQADSLAKLASSADTSAARDIIWEVLPNPSINFMVDTIDRSETWMGPYVKYLRDQMLPQDDNQAKMLQKKAKWFELHEGTLYKKSYTSPSEMCCSRRRKLYPTRNTRRWIRNTPGSANYH